One genomic window of Myxococcus guangdongensis includes the following:
- a CDS encoding M20/M25/M40 family metallo-hydrolase, which yields MKRSLLSLLALASCATPSSTTTPGSDTTASQVPALPEEVRLADLRQMTFGGENAEAYWSFDGKQLSLQARHEGMDCDRIYRMEVDPASGAAAKVTPVSSGQGATTCAHFLPGDQEVIYASTHLGGAACPPRPDHSMGYVWALYDSYDVFKSNADGSGLTRLTETPGYDAEGTVCAKDGSIIFTSVRDGDLELYRMDRDGKNVKRLTNTPGYDGGAFFNADCSKIVWRASRPAPGKALDDYKALLEKGLVRPTKLELYVANADGSEAKQITWLNGAAFAPFFHPNGRRILFSSNHGDPKGREFDIWAVDVDGSNLERITHAPGFDGFPMFSPDGKWLAFSSNRATAPGKSDTNLFIARWVEDAKPVAAASAAADRVRQDVTWLASSEREGRGIGTDGIEAAGGYIEKRFQELGLKPAGDTDSFRQAFPVVTAVRPAVGTEVRIGKTALTGDAFSVLGFSAQQQAQGALVFANYGIVEPSLDVDDYAKLSVKGKIVVVRRFVPDTAAFSDTDKQRRFGDLRYKAWQAAQRGAKALIVVDWPQAPTPAPKEWQIPPEATLPTLHPEGPGDAGLPVVVVKRAALEPVWASLTKGQRVDAKVGVKLEVEQRSAFNVAGLLEAGEGKAPGVIVVGAHYDHLGFGGRGSLTPDRHEPHVGADDNASGVAGLLEIARTLKERRAELKRDVLFLAFSGEESGLLGSTHFTRQRGDAGMKQVAAMLNLDMVGRLRAGGLSVLGAESASEWAPLLTRACAEARVSCNPSGDGYGPSDHSPFYASGVPVLHFFTGTHTDYHKPSDTVEGLNAVGTAQVAQVASVVALGLDGATTLTYRKVPSPTPRGDMRSFNASLGTVPDYAGPPNGLKGMLLAGVRAGGAADQAGMLRGDVLVKLGKHVIGGVEDLMFVLNASKPGETVEARVVRDGKELPLEVTFQESKRPR from the coding sequence ATGAAGCGTTCACTCCTCTCCTTATTGGCACTGGCGTCCTGCGCCACTCCCTCGAGCACCACGACACCGGGCTCGGACACCACCGCGTCGCAGGTCCCCGCGTTGCCGGAAGAGGTCCGGCTGGCGGACCTGCGGCAGATGACGTTCGGCGGTGAGAACGCGGAGGCGTACTGGTCCTTCGACGGCAAGCAGCTCTCGCTCCAGGCCCGGCACGAGGGCATGGATTGTGACCGCATCTACCGGATGGAGGTGGACCCGGCGAGCGGCGCGGCCGCCAAGGTGACGCCCGTCTCCAGCGGCCAGGGCGCCACGACGTGCGCGCACTTCCTGCCCGGTGACCAGGAGGTCATCTACGCGTCCACGCACCTGGGCGGCGCCGCGTGCCCTCCCCGGCCGGACCACTCGATGGGCTACGTGTGGGCCCTCTATGACTCGTACGACGTCTTCAAGTCGAACGCGGATGGCTCGGGCCTGACGCGGCTGACGGAGACGCCGGGCTACGACGCCGAGGGCACCGTCTGCGCGAAGGACGGCTCCATCATCTTCACCTCCGTGCGGGATGGAGACCTGGAGCTGTACCGGATGGACCGCGATGGGAAGAACGTGAAGCGACTGACGAACACGCCCGGCTATGACGGCGGCGCGTTCTTCAACGCGGACTGCTCCAAGATTGTCTGGCGCGCGTCGCGGCCGGCGCCGGGCAAGGCGCTGGACGACTACAAGGCCCTGCTCGAGAAGGGGCTGGTGCGCCCCACCAAGTTGGAGCTGTACGTGGCCAACGCGGACGGCTCCGAGGCGAAGCAGATCACCTGGCTGAACGGCGCCGCCTTCGCGCCCTTCTTCCACCCCAACGGCCGGCGCATCCTGTTCTCGTCCAACCACGGCGACCCGAAGGGCCGCGAGTTCGACATCTGGGCGGTGGACGTCGACGGCTCCAATCTGGAGCGCATCACCCACGCGCCGGGCTTCGACGGCTTCCCCATGTTCTCGCCGGACGGCAAGTGGCTGGCGTTCTCCAGCAACCGCGCCACCGCGCCGGGCAAGAGCGACACCAACCTGTTCATCGCCCGGTGGGTGGAGGACGCGAAGCCCGTGGCCGCCGCGTCCGCCGCCGCGGACCGCGTCCGTCAGGATGTCACCTGGCTGGCCTCGTCCGAGCGCGAGGGCCGTGGCATCGGCACGGATGGCATCGAGGCCGCCGGCGGCTACATCGAGAAGCGCTTCCAGGAGCTGGGCCTGAAGCCCGCGGGGGACACGGACTCCTTCCGTCAGGCGTTCCCCGTCGTCACCGCGGTGCGGCCCGCTGTCGGCACCGAGGTGCGCATCGGGAAGACGGCGCTGACGGGCGACGCGTTCTCGGTGCTCGGCTTCTCCGCGCAGCAGCAGGCGCAAGGGGCGCTGGTCTTCGCCAACTACGGCATCGTCGAGCCGTCGCTCGACGTGGACGACTACGCGAAGCTGTCGGTGAAGGGGAAGATCGTCGTGGTGCGGCGCTTCGTCCCGGACACGGCGGCGTTCTCCGACACGGACAAGCAGCGGCGCTTCGGTGACCTCCGTTACAAGGCGTGGCAGGCGGCGCAGCGGGGCGCGAAGGCGCTCATCGTGGTGGACTGGCCGCAGGCCCCGACGCCCGCGCCCAAGGAGTGGCAGATACCGCCCGAGGCGACGCTGCCCACGCTGCACCCCGAGGGCCCTGGCGATGCGGGGCTGCCTGTCGTCGTGGTGAAGCGCGCGGCGCTGGAGCCGGTGTGGGCCTCGCTCACCAAGGGCCAGCGCGTGGACGCGAAGGTCGGCGTGAAGCTGGAGGTCGAGCAGCGCTCGGCGTTCAACGTCGCGGGCCTGCTGGAGGCCGGCGAGGGCAAGGCGCCCGGCGTCATCGTGGTGGGCGCGCACTATGACCACCTGGGCTTCGGCGGTCGTGGCTCGCTGACGCCGGACCGGCACGAGCCGCACGTTGGCGCGGACGACAACGCCTCGGGCGTCGCGGGCCTCCTGGAGATTGCCCGCACGCTGAAGGAGCGCCGCGCGGAGCTGAAGCGCGACGTGCTCTTCCTGGCCTTCTCCGGTGAGGAGTCGGGCCTCTTGGGCTCCACGCACTTCACCCGTCAGCGGGGCGACGCGGGCATGAAGCAGGTGGCCGCGATGCTGAACCTGGACATGGTGGGCCGGCTGCGCGCGGGCGGGCTCTCCGTGCTGGGCGCCGAGTCCGCGAGCGAGTGGGCCCCGCTGCTCACCCGCGCGTGCGCCGAGGCGCGCGTCTCGTGCAACCCGAGCGGTGATGGCTATGGCCCCAGCGACCACTCGCCCTTCTACGCGTCGGGCGTGCCGGTGCTGCACTTCTTCACGGGGACGCACACGGACTACCACAAGCCCTCCGACACGGTGGAGGGGCTCAACGCCGTGGGCACCGCGCAGGTGGCGCAGGTCGCGTCCGTCGTCGCGCTGGGCCTGGATGGCGCCACCACGCTGACGTACCGCAAGGTCCCCTCCCCCACGCCGCGCGGAGACATGCGCAGCTTCAACGCGTCGCTCGGCACGGTGCCGGACTACGCGGGCCCGCCGAACGGACTGAAGGGCATGCTGCTGGCCGGCGTGCGCGCGGGCGGCGCGGCGGACCAGGCCGGCATGCTGCGCGGCGACGTGCTGGTGAAGCTGGGCAAGCACGTCATCGGCGGCGTGGAGGACCTGATGTTCGTGCTCAACGCCTCCAAGCCCGGTGAGACGGTGGAGGCCCGCGTGGTTCGCGACGGCAAGGAGCTGCCGCTCGAGGTCACGTTCCAGGAGAGCAAGCGCCCCCGCTGA
- a CDS encoding MFS transporter — protein sequence MKFLRELRSVLNLTVLVAGLGYFVDLFDITLFGVVRAASLRDIGITSPEEVLSKGILIYNCQMVGMMVGGLLWGVLADKRGRLSVMFGSILLYSFANLANAFAWDVTSYAVFRFLGGVGLAGELGAAITLVAESLPKEKRGLGTTIVATLGMLGIVAAAFVGQHLNWKVAYFTGGIMGIALLFARFKVSESELFTKKTDPSRANPLLLLQGNRFLKYICCILIGVPIYFTTGILFTFAPELTAGLNVQGTVTAGNAILYGSIGLTIGDLLAGLFSQWLKSRKRAVALNLVGGFLLMLVYGLVPGLTSTMVYILSFLIGIMVGYWAVLVTMAAEQFGTNIRGTVATTVPNFVRGSAAIAASGFAVLKGHISVPAAALTVGTICFGLALIALTRIEETFHRDLDYEETGPDAATAPSTGPQAS from the coding sequence ATGAAATTCCTGCGTGAGCTGCGCTCGGTCCTGAACCTGACGGTGCTGGTGGCGGGGCTCGGCTACTTCGTCGACCTCTTCGACATCACGTTGTTCGGCGTGGTGCGCGCCGCCTCGCTCCGCGACATCGGCATCACCAGCCCGGAGGAGGTGCTGTCGAAGGGCATCCTCATCTACAACTGCCAGATGGTGGGGATGATGGTGGGCGGCCTGCTGTGGGGCGTGCTCGCCGACAAGCGCGGACGGCTGTCCGTCATGTTCGGCTCCATCCTGCTGTACTCGTTCGCCAACCTGGCCAACGCCTTCGCGTGGGACGTGACGAGCTACGCGGTGTTCCGCTTCCTGGGCGGCGTGGGGCTCGCGGGCGAGCTGGGCGCGGCCATCACCCTGGTCGCGGAGTCACTCCCCAAGGAGAAGCGCGGCCTGGGCACCACCATCGTCGCGACGCTGGGCATGCTCGGCATCGTCGCCGCGGCCTTCGTGGGCCAGCACCTCAACTGGAAGGTCGCCTACTTCACCGGCGGCATCATGGGCATCGCGCTGCTGTTCGCCCGCTTCAAGGTCTCCGAGTCGGAGCTCTTCACCAAGAAGACGGACCCGTCGCGCGCCAACCCGCTGTTGCTGCTGCAGGGCAACCGCTTCCTCAAGTACATCTGCTGCATCCTCATCGGCGTGCCCATCTACTTCACCACGGGCATCCTCTTCACCTTCGCGCCGGAGCTCACCGCGGGCCTCAACGTCCAGGGCACCGTGACGGCCGGCAACGCCATCCTCTACGGCTCCATCGGCCTGACGATTGGCGACCTGCTCGCGGGCCTCTTCAGCCAGTGGCTCAAGAGCCGCAAGCGCGCCGTGGCGCTCAACCTGGTCGGCGGCTTCCTGCTGATGCTCGTCTACGGGCTGGTGCCCGGGCTCACCAGCACCATGGTCTACATCCTCAGCTTCCTCATCGGCATCATGGTGGGCTACTGGGCGGTGCTGGTGACGATGGCCGCCGAGCAGTTCGGCACCAACATCCGCGGCACGGTGGCCACGACGGTGCCCAACTTCGTCCGGGGCTCCGCCGCCATCGCCGCCAGCGGGTTCGCCGTCCTCAAGGGCCACATCAGCGTGCCCGCCGCCGCCCTCACCGTGGGCACCATCTGCTTCGGCCTGGCCCTCATCGCGCTCACCCGCATCGAGGAGACCTTCCACCGCGACCTCGACTACGAGGAGACCGGCCCCGACGCGGCCACCGCGCCGAGCACCGGCCCCCAGGCCTCCTGA
- a CDS encoding S1 family peptidase — protein MRQQAILRVVLSSASLCLGGFGGAAWAGGPTTEPANVSPAARPRTLDDALLEVERSAPGFAGMYHDEKGRLVVRLVNASAAPAARGAIASVFGAEKIPAAGVVTEPATRTFSQLKAIQERLTPEVLALPGAVFTDVDEKSNRVAIGVERAESRARVEWTLGRLAVDRDAVDVVEVGPIRPASVQSGWTPVAGGLQIETPGKYCTLGFAALQGGTLGFVTNSHCTTVQGGVESTIAYQAVYPWQVGTETTDPFYATGGSCPAGRRCRYSDSAFFRADAAISSRVVQTPGAFNLNISAWNEVTGKVLYPSQGQTVFKTGRTSGTTSGTIQWACATVNGGGVPDTFYCNYIATSGAQNGAGGDSGSPVYVFTANGVALTGLMWGAGSNPWNFGFAPLGGVEFELGIVPYCWGNVGC, from the coding sequence ATGCGCCAGCAAGCGATTCTTCGTGTCGTGTTGAGCAGTGCCTCGCTGTGCCTGGGAGGCTTCGGTGGAGCAGCGTGGGCCGGTGGGCCGACCACGGAGCCGGCCAACGTTTCTCCTGCCGCCCGTCCTCGGACGTTGGACGACGCGCTGCTCGAGGTGGAGCGCTCGGCGCCGGGCTTCGCCGGCATGTACCACGATGAGAAGGGGCGCCTGGTGGTGCGGCTGGTGAATGCCTCCGCGGCCCCGGCGGCGCGCGGCGCCATCGCCTCCGTGTTCGGCGCGGAGAAGATCCCCGCGGCCGGCGTGGTGACGGAGCCGGCGACGCGGACGTTCTCCCAGCTGAAGGCGATTCAGGAGCGGCTCACGCCGGAGGTGCTCGCGCTGCCGGGCGCCGTCTTCACGGACGTGGACGAGAAGTCGAACCGCGTGGCCATCGGCGTCGAGCGCGCCGAGTCGCGCGCCCGCGTGGAGTGGACGCTCGGGCGGCTGGCGGTGGACCGCGACGCGGTGGACGTCGTCGAGGTGGGCCCCATCCGCCCCGCCAGCGTGCAGAGCGGATGGACGCCGGTCGCGGGCGGACTTCAAATCGAGACGCCGGGCAAGTACTGCACGCTCGGCTTCGCGGCCCTGCAGGGCGGGACGCTGGGCTTCGTGACCAACTCCCACTGCACCACGGTGCAGGGCGGCGTGGAGTCGACGATTGCGTATCAGGCGGTGTACCCGTGGCAGGTGGGGACGGAGACGACGGACCCGTTCTACGCGACAGGGGGCAGCTGTCCCGCGGGGCGTCGTTGCCGCTACAGCGACAGCGCCTTCTTCCGCGCGGATGCGGCCATCAGCTCCCGCGTGGTCCAGACGCCTGGGGCGTTCAACCTGAACATCTCCGCCTGGAACGAGGTGACGGGGAAGGTGCTCTACCCGTCGCAGGGGCAGACGGTGTTCAAGACGGGCCGCACCTCGGGCACCACCAGCGGCACCATCCAGTGGGCCTGCGCCACGGTGAACGGCGGCGGAGTCCCCGACACGTTCTACTGCAACTACATCGCGACCAGCGGCGCGCAGAACGGCGCGGGCGGTGACAGCGGCTCTCCCGTGTACGTCTTCACCGCGAACGGCGTGGCGCTGACGGGCCTCATGTGGGGCGCGGGCTCCAACCCCTGGAACTTCGGCTTCGCGCCCCTGGGCGGCGTGGAGTTCGAGCTGGGCATCGTCCCGTACTGCTGGGGCAACGTGGGCTGCTGA
- a CDS encoding pyruvate carboxylase, which produces MAPSSIRPIQKVLCANRGEIAIRVFRACNELGIRTVAIYSDEDRTHEHRHKADEAYLVGRGKRPVEAYLGIDEILDVAERAGVDAIHPGYGFLSENAGFAEACERRGIRFIGPTSAVVRTMGDKVAAKQLAKQVGVPTVPGTTLEGDDASVLAQARQFFQEHGGPVLVKAAHGGGGRGMRVVREEKELEAALTSARSEAKSAFGSSAVFLEKFLERVRHIEVQLLGDLHGGLVHLHERDCSVQRRHQKVIEIAPAPNLAPALRSAICDAAVRLAREAGYSSAGTAEFLVSEGHFYFIECNARLQVEHTVTEQVTGVDLVQSQIRIAEGYALGSPEVGITSQESLQPRGYAVQLRVTTEDPTNNFMPDAGIITAWRAATGFGIRLDGSNGYTNAHISPFYDSMLVKVIAYAPTFEGAVMKGQRALREFRIRGVKTNLPFLENVLRHPAFLAGETYTRFIDETPELFQLTPRRDRASKLLTYLAEVIVNGHPTIKKHQRLKPTQFMEPRVPVAPPGPVPKGTAQILAEKGPRGLAEWVLAQKRVLLTDTTMRDAHQSLLATRMRTRDILRVAPATAHLASELFSLESWGGATFDTSYRFLNEDPWARLRSLKAAAPNLLLQMLLRGANAVGYTSYPNNVVEAFIDEAAEAGVDVFRIFDSLNDLGSMEVSIQRVLKTGKVAEVAICYTGDVANPKRKKYTLDYYADLAKRIEDSGAHFLCIKDMAGLLRPRAAAMLMDRLREVTKLPIHLHMHDTAGNGVASYLEAIEHGVHIVDVALGSMAGLTSQPSLNALVSALRGHPRETGLANARLQPLANYWEDVREYYAPFESGLKSTTSEVYYHEIPGGQYSNLRPQVAEMGLLNRWNDVKDAFALVNVLVGDIPKVTPSSKMVGDFAIFLLKNDLMVRAATLAEAATLTHQKLIVEAPRLDFPSSVVGYFRGELGQPPNGFPEDLRAAVLKGLPRVEGRPSASMPALDLEALRAELAKKTGQPISHADAISSALYPRVMAGYLDDAGRFEDVSILDTPNYFYGMEVGQEIWVDLEPGKTLVISLSAVGEPDEDGLRTVYFALNGHNRTVQVRDRSRAARVEARRQADRANPNHVAASMPGTVIAVHVKAGASVEAGAPLVTLEAMKMETVVRAPRAGTLAEVATTLKAAVQGGDLLAVLQ; this is translated from the coding sequence ATGGCTCCCTCTTCCATCCGACCCATCCAGAAAGTGCTGTGCGCCAATCGCGGTGAGATCGCCATCCGCGTGTTCCGGGCCTGCAACGAGCTCGGCATCCGGACCGTCGCCATCTACAGCGACGAGGACCGGACCCACGAGCACCGCCACAAGGCGGACGAGGCCTACCTGGTGGGCCGCGGCAAGCGCCCCGTGGAGGCCTACCTGGGCATCGACGAAATCCTCGACGTGGCCGAGCGCGCCGGCGTGGACGCCATCCACCCCGGCTACGGCTTCCTGTCGGAGAACGCTGGCTTCGCCGAGGCCTGTGAGCGCCGGGGCATCCGGTTCATCGGCCCCACGTCCGCCGTCGTGCGGACCATGGGCGACAAGGTCGCCGCCAAGCAGCTGGCGAAGCAGGTCGGCGTGCCCACCGTCCCGGGCACCACGCTGGAGGGCGACGACGCGAGCGTGCTCGCCCAGGCCCGCCAGTTCTTCCAGGAGCACGGCGGCCCGGTGCTGGTGAAGGCGGCCCACGGCGGCGGCGGACGCGGCATGCGCGTGGTGCGCGAGGAGAAGGAGCTGGAGGCGGCGCTCACGTCCGCGCGCTCCGAAGCGAAGAGCGCCTTCGGCTCCTCGGCGGTGTTCCTGGAGAAGTTCCTGGAGCGCGTGCGCCACATCGAGGTGCAGCTGCTCGGCGACCTGCACGGCGGCCTGGTCCACCTGCACGAGCGCGACTGTTCGGTGCAGCGGCGGCACCAGAAGGTCATCGAAATCGCCCCCGCGCCCAACCTGGCCCCGGCCCTGCGGAGCGCCATCTGCGACGCGGCGGTGCGGCTGGCGCGCGAGGCGGGCTACAGCAGCGCGGGCACCGCGGAGTTCCTGGTCTCCGAGGGCCACTTCTACTTCATCGAGTGCAACGCGCGGCTCCAGGTGGAGCACACCGTCACCGAGCAGGTGACGGGCGTGGACCTGGTGCAGAGCCAGATTCGCATCGCGGAGGGCTACGCGCTCGGCTCGCCCGAGGTGGGCATCACCTCGCAGGAGTCGCTCCAGCCGCGCGGCTACGCGGTGCAGCTGCGCGTCACCACGGAGGACCCGACCAACAACTTCATGCCGGACGCGGGCATCATCACCGCGTGGCGCGCGGCCACCGGCTTCGGCATCCGCCTGGACGGCTCCAACGGCTACACCAACGCGCACATCTCGCCGTTCTACGACTCCATGCTGGTGAAGGTCATCGCCTACGCGCCGACGTTCGAGGGCGCGGTGATGAAGGGCCAGCGCGCGCTGCGCGAGTTCCGCATCCGCGGCGTGAAGACCAACCTCCCCTTCCTGGAGAACGTGCTGCGCCACCCGGCCTTCCTGGCCGGTGAGACGTACACGCGCTTCATCGACGAGACGCCGGAGCTGTTCCAGCTCACGCCCCGGAGAGACAGGGCGAGCAAGCTGCTCACGTACCTGGCCGAGGTCATCGTCAACGGCCACCCCACCATCAAGAAGCACCAGCGGCTCAAGCCCACCCAGTTCATGGAGCCCCGCGTGCCGGTGGCGCCCCCTGGCCCCGTGCCGAAGGGCACCGCGCAGATCCTCGCGGAGAAGGGCCCCAGGGGTCTGGCCGAGTGGGTGCTCGCGCAGAAGCGCGTGCTCCTGACGGACACCACCATGCGGGACGCACACCAGTCGCTGCTCGCCACGCGCATGCGCACCCGCGACATCCTGCGGGTGGCCCCGGCGACCGCGCACCTAGCCTCGGAGCTGTTCAGCCTGGAGAGCTGGGGCGGCGCCACGTTCGACACGTCGTACCGCTTCCTCAACGAGGACCCGTGGGCGCGCCTGCGCTCGCTCAAGGCCGCCGCGCCGAACCTGCTGCTCCAGATGCTCCTGCGCGGCGCCAACGCCGTGGGCTACACCAGCTATCCGAACAACGTGGTGGAGGCCTTCATCGACGAGGCGGCGGAGGCGGGCGTGGACGTCTTCCGCATCTTCGACAGCCTCAACGACCTGGGCAGCATGGAGGTGTCCATCCAGCGTGTGCTCAAGACGGGCAAGGTGGCGGAGGTGGCCATCTGCTACACGGGCGACGTCGCCAACCCCAAGCGCAAGAAGTACACGCTGGACTACTACGCGGACCTGGCGAAGCGCATCGAGGACTCGGGCGCGCACTTCCTGTGCATCAAGGACATGGCGGGCCTGCTGCGTCCCCGCGCCGCGGCCATGCTGATGGACCGCCTGCGCGAGGTGACCAAGCTGCCCATCCACCTGCACATGCACGACACCGCGGGCAACGGCGTCGCCAGCTACCTGGAGGCCATCGAGCACGGCGTGCACATCGTCGACGTGGCGCTGGGCAGCATGGCGGGCCTCACCAGCCAGCCCAGCCTCAACGCGCTGGTCAGCGCCCTGCGGGGCCACCCGCGTGAGACGGGGCTGGCCAACGCGCGACTGCAGCCGCTCGCCAACTACTGGGAGGACGTGCGCGAGTACTACGCCCCCTTCGAGAGCGGCCTCAAGAGCACGACGAGCGAGGTCTACTACCACGAGATTCCGGGCGGTCAGTACTCCAACCTCCGGCCGCAGGTGGCGGAGATGGGTCTGCTCAACCGGTGGAACGACGTGAAGGACGCGTTCGCGCTGGTCAACGTGCTGGTGGGCGACATCCCCAAGGTGACGCCGTCGTCGAAGATGGTGGGCGACTTCGCCATCTTCCTCCTGAAGAACGACCTGATGGTGCGCGCGGCCACGCTCGCGGAGGCGGCGACGCTCACCCACCAGAAGCTCATCGTCGAGGCGCCCCGCCTCGACTTCCCCTCCAGCGTCGTGGGCTACTTCCGAGGCGAGCTGGGCCAGCCACCCAACGGCTTCCCCGAGGACCTGCGCGCCGCGGTGCTCAAGGGGCTGCCGCGCGTGGAGGGACGTCCCTCGGCCAGCATGCCCGCGCTCGACCTGGAGGCGCTGCGCGCGGAGCTGGCGAAGAAGACGGGCCAGCCCATCTCCCACGCGGACGCCATCTCCAGCGCGCTCTATCCGCGCGTCATGGCGGGCTACCTGGACGACGCGGGCCGCTTCGAGGACGTGTCCATCCTGGACACGCCGAACTACTTCTACGGCATGGAGGTGGGCCAGGAGATCTGGGTGGACCTGGAGCCGGGCAAGACGCTGGTCATCAGCCTGTCCGCGGTGGGCGAGCCGGACGAGGATGGCCTGCGCACCGTCTACTTCGCGCTCAACGGCCACAACCGCACCGTGCAGGTGCGCGACCGGAGCCGCGCCGCGCGCGTGGAGGCCCGTCGGCAGGCGGACCGCGCCAACCCCAACCACGTCGCCGCGAGCATGCCGGGCACGGTCATCGCGGTGCACGTGAAGGCCGGGGCCAGCGTGGAGGCCGGCGCGCCGCTCGTCACGCTGGAGGCCATGAAGATGGAGACGGTGGTGCGCGCTCCTCGCGCGGGCACCCTCGCGGAGGTGGCCACCACGCTGAAGGCCGCGGTCCAGGGCGGAGACCTGCTCGCGGTGCTCCAGTAG
- a CDS encoding bactofilin family protein — protein sequence MPTTKKQPRSKAKRLTDGTLLPEDLPALLKRTLRGRFAQSSTLRAARRFVEERLAGARKDSDILHHEGRLVLDELATGKRPRLGLLIVEGDLHVKGRYEDSLDPESVVIVTGTLRAGDVITRGFLEVQGELIAERSILFLDNDACCEVFGDVRAPFVYTSSHAVKVHGGVKARLVTGDGKYIRSPQKVAFIEETEREVRDLLSPKLLKRFADEMFEDEEVDPDEPWIDAIDTEKLAAYVRRGQPVLAYTSPSRRRK from the coding sequence GTGCCCACCACGAAGAAGCAGCCACGCTCGAAGGCGAAGCGACTCACGGATGGAACCCTCCTTCCGGAGGACCTCCCAGCGCTCCTGAAGCGGACCCTCCGTGGGAGGTTCGCGCAGTCGAGCACCCTGCGCGCGGCCCGACGCTTCGTCGAGGAGCGCCTCGCGGGGGCCCGGAAGGACAGCGACATCCTCCATCACGAGGGACGGCTGGTCCTCGACGAGCTCGCCACCGGCAAGCGGCCTCGGCTCGGCCTGCTCATCGTCGAGGGAGACCTCCACGTGAAGGGACGTTACGAGGACTCGCTCGACCCCGAGTCCGTCGTCATCGTCACGGGCACCCTCCGCGCGGGGGATGTCATCACCAGGGGCTTCCTCGAGGTCCAGGGCGAGCTGATCGCCGAGCGGTCGATCCTCTTCCTCGACAACGACGCGTGCTGCGAGGTCTTCGGAGATGTCCGCGCGCCCTTCGTCTACACCAGCTCCCACGCGGTGAAGGTGCACGGCGGCGTGAAGGCCCGCCTCGTCACCGGAGACGGGAAGTACATCCGGAGCCCTCAGAAGGTCGCCTTCATCGAGGAGACCGAGCGCGAGGTCCGCGACCTCCTCTCGCCCAAGCTGCTCAAGCGCTTCGCCGACGAGATGTTTGAGGACGAGGAGGTCGACCCTGATGAGCCGTGGATCGACGCCATCGACACGGAGAAGCTGGCCGCCTACGTCCGACGCGGCCAGCCCGTGCTCGCGTATACGTCTCCGAGCCGCCGGCGGAAGTAA
- a CDS encoding cytochrome P450, protein MNSPSGRRVAGPRGLPVLGSFFPMLNEPLALANKLHAEYGDVSLVRVYGTPIAFLRNPVDVKRVLIDEPHLFPKPRIENPFNGNGLTVSRGDHWKRQRHMVQPLFSKEKVRLWSGLFSDELHKGVERWMALGAKGQSFDMYTEAARLMFGVMWRTCFDENPREEHFARIMDAIDVFGRRHSAWGVLFYKLLPRLDPKSERMGMALWLINGWIYGRLSKRRERGTRDGDITLLSMLVEARARETAESMNDKEVRDEIVNLFGASFEMIATSLTWAVHACTQHPEVVRRIREEVQEVCGAEAPRYEDVAKLTYTTRVVQEINRLSPPAWTILRETAEDVEVGGVALPKGTQLLMCPYAIHRHPDHWKDAETFDPDRFLPERQVGQHKCAYVPFGAGQRICVGQHMSQVDTVQTLALLLQRCDVEYLGRSPVEWQTRLTFVPKRGMPMRVRARQG, encoded by the coding sequence GTGAACTCACCCTCCGGGCGCCGCGTGGCCGGCCCCCGGGGACTGCCCGTCCTGGGGAGCTTCTTCCCCATGCTCAACGAGCCCCTGGCGCTCGCGAACAAGCTCCATGCCGAGTACGGCGACGTGTCCCTGGTCCGGGTCTACGGCACCCCCATCGCGTTCCTGCGAAACCCCGTGGACGTCAAGCGGGTGCTCATCGACGAGCCCCACCTGTTCCCCAAGCCGCGCATCGAAAACCCCTTCAACGGCAATGGGTTGACGGTGAGCCGGGGGGACCACTGGAAGCGCCAGCGGCACATGGTCCAGCCGCTGTTCAGCAAGGAGAAGGTGCGCCTGTGGTCCGGGCTGTTCTCGGACGAGCTGCACAAGGGCGTGGAGCGGTGGATGGCGCTGGGCGCCAAGGGACAGTCCTTCGACATGTACACGGAGGCCGCGCGCCTGATGTTCGGGGTGATGTGGCGCACGTGCTTCGACGAGAACCCCCGCGAGGAGCACTTCGCGCGCATCATGGACGCCATCGACGTGTTCGGCCGGCGCCACTCGGCGTGGGGCGTGCTGTTCTACAAGCTGCTGCCCCGGTTGGACCCCAAGTCCGAGCGGATGGGCATGGCGCTGTGGCTCATCAACGGGTGGATCTACGGCCGGCTGAGCAAGCGCCGTGAGCGCGGCACCCGCGACGGCGACATCACGCTGCTGTCCATGCTGGTGGAGGCCCGCGCGCGGGAGACGGCCGAGTCGATGAACGACAAGGAGGTGCGCGATGAAATCGTGAACCTCTTCGGCGCGAGCTTCGAGATGATCGCCACGTCGCTCACCTGGGCGGTGCACGCGTGCACCCAGCACCCGGAGGTGGTGCGCCGCATCCGCGAGGAGGTCCAGGAGGTCTGCGGGGCGGAGGCGCCCAGGTACGAGGACGTGGCGAAGCTGACGTACACCACGCGGGTGGTGCAGGAGATCAACCGGCTGAGCCCTCCGGCGTGGACCATCCTGCGCGAGACGGCGGAGGACGTGGAGGTGGGCGGCGTGGCGCTGCCCAAGGGCACGCAGCTGCTCATGTGCCCGTACGCCATCCACCGGCACCCGGACCACTGGAAGGACGCGGAGACGTTCGACCCGGACCGCTTCCTGCCGGAGCGGCAGGTGGGGCAGCACAAGTGCGCCTACGTGCCCTTCGGGGCCGGGCAGCGCATCTGCGTGGGCCAGCACATGTCCCAGGTGGACACGGTGCAGACGCTGGCCTTGCTGCTCCAGCGCTGCGACGTGGAGTACCTGGGCCGCTCGCCGGTGGAGTGGCAGACGCGGCTGACCTTCGTGCCCAAGCGCGGCATGCCCATGCGGGTGCGCGCGCGCCAGGGCTGA